In one window of Desulforhabdus amnigena DNA:
- a CDS encoding helix-turn-helix domain-containing protein, whose amino-acid sequence MISKGEHLKSKLKSVMKEKKVTVRELQKMSGVSLQTITKACDERINTCSVRSIYSIAKALEVSIVDLIEEEP is encoded by the coding sequence TTGATTTCGAAAGGGGAGCATTTGAAAAGCAAACTCAAGAGCGTCATGAAAGAAAAAAAGGTCACGGTCCGCGAGCTTCAAAAAATGTCCGGTGTCTCACTTCAAACCATCACAAAGGCCTGTGATGAACGGATAAACACATGCTCCGTTCGGTCAATATACAGCATTGCGAAAGCCCTTGAGGTTTCCATTGTGGATCTCATTGAAGAAGAACCTTGA
- a CDS encoding toxin-antitoxin system HicB family antitoxin, whose product MKKNFLLRDIPPALHQELKLAAVRQQITMRELILRLMADHVEKRGAAHGR is encoded by the coding sequence ATGAAAAAGAATTTCCTGCTTCGGGACATCCCGCCGGCACTCCATCAGGAATTGAAACTTGCGGCGGTGCGGCAACAAATCACCATGCGGGAGTTGATCTTGCGGCTTATGGCCGATCACGTTGAAAAGAGGGGGGCGGCACATGGGCGTTAA
- a CDS encoding tyrosine-type recombinase/integrase — protein MGVKVREKSAGSGVWWLFIDHNGQRKAKKVGTDKKLALEAAKKIEAKLTLGDMGLKDPEKKAPTFKEAADLWLHGYIKPLRRETTFERYSDMLKRHVLPTLGSTPINEIARKDVRELLLSVRAKGLSKASVCLVRDVMSGVFNHAIDDEIIEVNPVLGVVKRLNLSRDKQEEVEPLTKEEVGLFLETCKQNRPEYYPLFLTAFRTGMRLGELLGLKWGDVDWNGKFIRVSRSAKRGKITPTKTGKNRRVDMSDQLMNVLKGLQTQRKREALKKGHGVADGFIFLSREDEILSQNTVRNVFKGILRKAGLRDIRLHETRHTFASLLLTDGQSPVYVKEQLGHSSIQMTVDIYGHLIPSSNRDAVNRLDETQPSATQPQPAKIEKA, from the coding sequence ATGGGCGTTAAGGTGCGGGAGAAATCGGCAGGAAGCGGCGTTTGGTGGCTGTTCATCGACCACAACGGACAACGGAAGGCGAAGAAGGTCGGCACGGACAAAAAGCTTGCACTGGAAGCGGCGAAGAAGATCGAGGCCAAGTTGACGTTGGGGGATATGGGACTGAAAGACCCCGAGAAGAAAGCCCCCACGTTCAAAGAAGCCGCTGATCTTTGGTTGCATGGATACATTAAGCCCTTGAGACGGGAAACGACATTTGAGCGTTATTCCGACATGCTTAAGCGGCACGTATTGCCAACACTGGGGAGCACTCCCATAAACGAGATTGCGCGGAAGGATGTCAGGGAGCTTCTTCTTTCCGTTCGGGCAAAGGGGCTTTCAAAGGCGAGCGTGTGCCTTGTCCGTGACGTCATGAGCGGCGTTTTCAACCATGCCATTGACGATGAGATCATTGAAGTGAATCCGGTTCTCGGGGTGGTGAAACGACTCAACCTTTCCAGGGACAAGCAGGAGGAAGTTGAACCCCTCACAAAAGAGGAAGTCGGTCTTTTCCTTGAGACATGCAAGCAGAACCGGCCGGAATACTATCCGCTTTTCTTGACTGCTTTCCGAACGGGGATGAGACTCGGGGAGCTCTTGGGCCTCAAGTGGGGGGATGTCGATTGGAACGGGAAATTTATCCGTGTGAGCAGGAGTGCCAAGCGTGGCAAGATAACCCCCACGAAGACGGGAAAGAACCGGCGGGTGGATATGTCGGACCAGTTGATGAACGTCTTGAAAGGGCTTCAAACGCAACGGAAGCGGGAAGCGTTGAAGAAAGGGCACGGCGTCGCTGATGGATTCATCTTTCTATCCAGGGAGGATGAAATCCTTTCACAGAACACTGTCAGGAACGTTTTTAAAGGTATTCTTCGCAAGGCAGGACTCCGGGATATCCGGTTACACGAAACCCGGCACACGTTCGCTTCCCTGCTTCTGACTGACGGTCAAAGCCCGGTTTACGTGAAGGAACAGCTCGGTCATTCTTCCATTCAGATGACCGTGGACATTTACGGGCACCTGATCCCGAGCAGCAACCGGGATGCCGTAAACCGATTGGACGAAACGCAACCATCCGCAACCCAGCCGCAACCAGCCAAAATAGAAAAAGCGTAA
- the secG gene encoding preprotein translocase subunit SecG gives MYTAIIIVHTLACIALILIVLLQTGKGADMGAAFGGASQTLFGGSGGTTFLSKLTTGAAIVFMLTCISLTKLSSGPPQKSIMDSLPAQQSQGPVVPEAKPVAPAPSASSEPAPKAQESEATSQPPAQQPAAPSTETAPSAQPQEKQ, from the coding sequence ATGTACACAGCAATCATTATTGTTCACACCCTGGCCTGTATCGCTCTTATATTGATCGTCCTACTTCAGACCGGCAAAGGTGCCGACATGGGAGCCGCTTTCGGCGGAGCCTCACAGACACTTTTCGGTGGAAGCGGCGGAACGACTTTCCTGAGCAAGCTGACGACTGGAGCCGCCATTGTCTTCATGCTGACCTGCATCAGCCTGACAAAACTCTCCTCGGGGCCTCCACAGAAATCCATCATGGATAGCCTTCCTGCACAACAGAGCCAGGGACCAGTGGTTCCCGAAGCAAAACCCGTTGCTCCTGCTCCGTCTGCATCTTCCGAGCCCGCCCCCAAGGCCCAGGAGAGCGAGGCAACTTCGCAGCCCCCCGCTCAACAGCCTGCTGCTCCCTCCACAGAAACGGCTCCATCAGCGCAGCCCCAGGAAAAGCAGTAG
- the tpiA gene encoding triose-phosphate isomerase gives MAVQPFSLPILGCGQEANGLKAMSEEGAMDKRISLIAANWKMHKTIGETVSFIETLQKEVGPCTDREVMIAPPYTALDAARKAMTMEGYKLAAQNFHWEEKGAYTGEISGPMLKDLGCDCVILGHSERRHLFGETDEMIQKKLAAAFKFGLLPILCVGEVLEEREAGRTLEVIGTQLERAVQGLSREESGKIVIAYEPVWAIGTGKTATPGQAQEVHLAIRQHIAALFDKEVANRLRILYGGSVKPDNVDALMAQPDIDGLLVGGASLEVSSFKRIVQYQFVEK, from the coding sequence ATGGCGGTACAACCTTTTTCCCTTCCCATTTTAGGCTGTGGGCAAGAGGCGAACGGCCTGAAAGCGATGTCTGAAGAGGGGGCTATGGACAAGAGAATATCACTGATTGCAGCCAACTGGAAAATGCACAAAACCATTGGAGAAACGGTCTCCTTTATCGAGACTCTTCAAAAAGAAGTCGGTCCGTGCACGGATCGGGAGGTCATGATCGCACCGCCATATACAGCGCTCGATGCGGCGCGCAAAGCAATGACCATGGAGGGTTACAAGCTGGCTGCACAAAACTTCCATTGGGAAGAAAAAGGGGCTTATACCGGAGAAATATCTGGCCCCATGCTCAAGGACCTCGGCTGCGACTGTGTCATTCTGGGACATTCGGAGAGGCGTCACCTGTTTGGCGAAACCGATGAAATGATACAGAAAAAACTGGCTGCAGCGTTCAAATTTGGGCTTCTACCCATCCTCTGCGTCGGTGAGGTTCTCGAAGAACGTGAAGCGGGCAGGACCCTGGAAGTCATAGGCACACAGCTGGAGAGAGCGGTTCAAGGCCTGAGCAGGGAAGAATCCGGGAAGATTGTCATCGCGTATGAACCCGTCTGGGCCATCGGTACCGGAAAAACGGCAACCCCGGGGCAGGCCCAGGAAGTGCATCTTGCCATCAGGCAGCATATTGCCGCCTTATTCGACAAAGAGGTTGCAAACAGGCTCAGAATATTATATGGAGGATCGGTTAAACCGGACAATGTCGATGCGCTCATGGCGCAACCGGATATAGATGGACTGCTGGTAGGCGGTGCAAGCCTGGAAGTGAGTTCTTTCAAACGCATCGTCCAATATCAATTCGTGGAGAAATGA
- a CDS encoding phosphoglycerate kinase, producing the protein MKTLDTLDLAEKRVFMRVDFNVPLDKQRRVTDDLRIQAVLPSIRKVVDAGGRLILASHLGRPKGKVAEDFSLKPVGEYLSRILGKPVQMAPDCIGAAVEALVSKLQGGEILLLENLRFHAEEEKNDDAFSRQLAALADVYVNDAFAVSHRAHASVHGITRHVPLCAAGYQLENEIKYFHQAMEAPQRPLTMIIGGAKVSSKIGVLENLLSKADHLIIGGAMANTFLKVQGKNVGKSLVEDDHMETATNLLERAKQKGVKVYLPVDAVVAPKLESGTAIKEVDIDNVPSSDLILDVGPKTIEIFKSVLKNSKTIVWNGPLGAFETPPFHKGTFSVAEFLGSLDALTVIGGGDSAAAVRQAGAADKVSYVSTGGGAFLELLEGKTLPGIAALEECSQRS; encoded by the coding sequence ATGAAGACCCTGGATACGCTCGATCTTGCAGAAAAGCGCGTTTTCATGCGGGTGGATTTCAATGTTCCTCTCGACAAGCAGCGCCGGGTGACGGATGACCTGCGCATTCAGGCTGTTTTGCCGAGCATCAGGAAGGTGGTGGACGCGGGTGGTAGGCTCATACTGGCATCCCACCTGGGAAGACCCAAGGGAAAAGTGGCTGAGGATTTTTCTTTGAAGCCGGTAGGCGAATATCTTTCCAGAATTTTAGGAAAGCCGGTTCAAATGGCCCCCGATTGTATCGGGGCAGCTGTTGAGGCTCTGGTTTCCAAACTGCAGGGGGGAGAAATCCTTTTGCTCGAAAACCTTCGGTTTCACGCAGAAGAAGAGAAGAACGACGATGCCTTTTCCCGGCAGTTGGCCGCTCTGGCCGACGTCTACGTCAACGATGCATTCGCCGTTTCGCACCGCGCCCATGCATCGGTTCACGGCATCACCCGCCACGTGCCCCTTTGTGCTGCAGGATATCAACTCGAGAACGAAATCAAATACTTCCATCAGGCCATGGAAGCGCCCCAACGCCCGCTGACCATGATCATTGGCGGAGCCAAGGTTTCATCCAAGATCGGAGTTCTGGAAAATCTCCTCTCCAAAGCCGATCATCTCATCATAGGTGGCGCCATGGCCAATACCTTCCTCAAGGTACAAGGGAAAAATGTGGGAAAATCCCTTGTGGAAGACGATCACATGGAAACGGCAACAAACCTTCTGGAGCGTGCAAAACAGAAAGGAGTAAAAGTCTATCTCCCGGTGGACGCCGTCGTAGCTCCGAAGCTGGAAAGTGGGACGGCGATAAAAGAGGTGGACATCGACAACGTTCCTTCCAGTGATCTCATTTTGGATGTAGGCCCCAAAACCATCGAAATTTTTAAATCGGTCCTCAAAAACAGCAAAACCATCGTTTGGAACGGGCCGCTGGGCGCTTTTGAAACTCCCCCCTTCCATAAGGGAACTTTTTCAGTTGCCGAATTCCTGGGTAGTCTTGACGCCCTCACCGTCATTGGAGGTGGAGATTCGGCCGCAGCCGTTCGGCAGGCCGGAGCGGCCGACAAGGTAAGTTACGTTTCAACGGGAGGAGGCGCCTTTCTGGAACTTCTGGAAGGAAAGACCCTTCCAGGGATCGCAGCCCTGGAGGAATGCAGCCAACGTTCTTAG
- the gap gene encoding type I glyceraldehyde-3-phosphate dehydrogenase, which yields MSIRVAINGFGRIGRTIFKALLDRNAPLEVVALNDMAAPPELAYLLKYDSVHGVWPREVSATENELVVDGKVYKCLKVSDPAESPWHELKVDVVLESTGRFADRDNCQKHINAGARKVVLSAPGKGMDATFVIGVNEDTYDPRKHHIISNASCTTNCLAPIVALLHDHFVVEHGLMTTIHSYTMDQRLLDALHKDRRRSRAAALSMIPTTTGAARAVAEVIPELKGKLDGVAIRVPTPNVSLVDLVARVGRDVTIEEVNKVLEEAANGPLKGILNFVTEELVSSDFNHTSFSSSVDAKLTNVIGGRMVKVFSWYDNEYGYSSRLADLAVMVGKSID from the coding sequence ATGTCTATTCGAGTCGCAATCAACGGTTTCGGGCGTATCGGACGCACCATTTTCAAAGCCCTGCTCGACAGAAATGCGCCCCTGGAAGTAGTCGCTCTCAACGACATGGCCGCTCCCCCGGAACTGGCCTACCTTCTTAAATACGATTCCGTCCACGGGGTGTGGCCACGTGAAGTTTCCGCCACCGAAAATGAACTGGTCGTCGACGGGAAGGTATATAAATGCCTCAAAGTTTCAGATCCGGCCGAGTCGCCATGGCACGAACTCAAAGTAGATGTCGTTCTGGAAAGCACGGGCCGCTTCGCCGACCGCGACAATTGCCAGAAGCACATCAACGCGGGCGCCCGCAAAGTTGTCCTTTCAGCACCGGGTAAGGGCATGGACGCCACTTTTGTGATCGGAGTCAACGAAGATACTTATGACCCCAGAAAACACCACATCATCTCCAATGCGTCCTGCACGACCAACTGCCTGGCACCCATCGTGGCGCTCCTGCACGACCACTTCGTGGTGGAACACGGCCTCATGACCACGATTCACTCTTACACCATGGATCAGCGGCTCCTGGACGCTCTTCACAAAGACAGGCGCCGTTCCAGGGCGGCGGCACTCTCCATGATTCCCACCACCACGGGTGCGGCAAGGGCTGTCGCCGAGGTCATTCCTGAATTGAAGGGCAAGCTGGACGGGGTTGCCATTCGCGTCCCTACACCCAACGTTTCGCTGGTGGATCTCGTGGCGCGAGTCGGAAGGGATGTCACCATCGAAGAAGTGAACAAGGTCCTCGAGGAAGCAGCCAACGGACCTCTCAAAGGGATATTGAACTTTGTAACGGAAGAACTGGTTTCGTCGGACTTCAACCACACGTCCTTTTCGTCCAGCGTGGATGCGAAACTCACCAATGTCATCGGTGGCCGCATGGTCAAAGTATTCAGCTGGTACGACAATGAATACGGCTATTCCAGCCGCCTGGCCGACTTGGCGGTGATGGTGGGCAAGAGCATCGACTGA
- a CDS encoding type I glyceraldehyde-3-phosphate dehydrogenase, whose translation MSEQEKMVPMKLGINGLGRIAKLSIWHHVERQYFSELVVNIGRDVGTSLQDIAHFVERDSTYGALHTYLYGCRANRVIEEINDAEGSMRINGVKTTFLRKERNPSNIGWREHRVDLVVDATGAFLDPTVPADDPKGSLRGHLAAGAKKVIASAPFKIKDKSKEMPADAVTTVMGINDADYDPTRHLLISNASCTTTCLSYMVKPLLDYFGADRILSASMTTVHAATSSQQVLDRSPKTKATDLRKNRSVMNNIILTSTGAAKALGLVIPEMKRIGFIAESVRVPVTTGSLIILVMMIQDESLRNPINREKINGIYQQAAKHFPEGYLVYSEEQNVSSDIIGIPRAAAVIEGHENHTRTSAVRINMESVLSACDYVKSLGEGGASKSFDITQIPQGTEKAQKNNILEIPVTQAVIYGWYDNELGSYTNMLGDRTVSIAKML comes from the coding sequence ATGAGCGAACAGGAAAAAATGGTGCCGATGAAACTGGGTATTAACGGTCTGGGAAGAATCGCCAAGCTTTCCATATGGCACCACGTCGAACGGCAGTATTTCTCTGAACTCGTTGTCAATATCGGCCGGGACGTCGGCACCAGCCTTCAGGACATCGCCCATTTTGTCGAGAGGGACTCCACCTATGGCGCACTCCATACTTACCTTTACGGATGCCGGGCCAATAGGGTCATCGAGGAGATCAATGATGCAGAAGGAAGCATGCGCATCAATGGAGTGAAGACCACTTTCCTTCGCAAAGAACGCAATCCATCCAATATCGGCTGGCGCGAACACCGGGTGGATCTGGTGGTAGACGCCACGGGAGCATTTCTGGATCCCACGGTTCCCGCCGATGATCCCAAAGGTTCTCTTCGAGGCCATCTTGCGGCGGGTGCAAAAAAAGTCATCGCGTCGGCTCCCTTCAAGATCAAGGACAAGAGCAAGGAAATGCCGGCAGATGCCGTAACGACCGTGATGGGAATCAACGACGCCGATTACGATCCCACCCGGCATTTGCTCATCTCCAACGCATCCTGCACGACCACCTGTCTTTCTTACATGGTCAAACCCCTGCTGGATTACTTCGGGGCGGACCGGATTCTCTCCGCATCCATGACCACGGTGCACGCAGCCACCAGCTCTCAGCAGGTACTGGACCGGTCTCCTAAGACCAAGGCGACGGACTTGAGAAAAAACCGTTCGGTGATGAACAACATCATCCTCACGAGCACCGGTGCCGCAAAGGCGCTCGGGCTGGTCATCCCCGAGATGAAGCGCATTGGTTTCATTGCGGAGTCCGTGCGTGTTCCCGTCACCACGGGGTCGCTCATTATCCTGGTCATGATGATTCAGGACGAGAGTCTGAGAAATCCCATCAACAGGGAAAAGATCAACGGCATTTACCAGCAGGCTGCCAAGCATTTCCCGGAGGGGTATCTGGTTTATTCGGAAGAACAGAATGTTTCTTCGGATATCATTGGAATCCCCAGGGCCGCCGCGGTCATAGAAGGTCATGAGAACCACACCCGCACTTCGGCTGTGCGCATCAATATGGAGAGCGTTTTGAGCGCGTGTGATTATGTAAAATCCCTGGGTGAAGGTGGAGCATCCAAGTCGTTTGACATCACCCAGATCCCCCAGGGAACCGAAAAGGCTCAAAAAAATAACATCCTGGAAATCCCCGTCACGCAGGCCGTGATCTATGGGTGGTACGACAACGAACTAGGCAGCTATACCAATATGCTTGGGGACCGGACGGTCAGCATTGCCAAAATGTTGTAA
- a CDS encoding PEP/pyruvate-binding domain-containing protein, whose translation MNNLLELDRIQSDALTKNLDLTNVKVEVPPHFEILVEAVKGYAGKEQQARELLLEYHHLYRNWQFVIQETWRYATSNLRLYRNHPLNGMVVYLLSHILLGALRQSERSEIRNLAADHLLAFWLKISEEMSEEISRPVPAGVSLEIMDQAVPDITACHQGIPRFFLRELSQLDERPFEHLMRSYYQPKKLAKRLLKIWTETASFLELRALMQRLTEETYHFWLLREDPCEWLNQQGQSSCAAAPWVNLCSFVSHHQFQVRLQMLKTEIEREKDHREAVAKLTELPDFHEIVRHYFKLPEELKRYETADDGTHLSMLMRLKIMETRGLEGIHEETLREINFDIARIIRQEPAEGLQNFLNRIFDVLEVCMKNYPEAALQIVRTIGVEVIHTGIPSLIDPFLKRIICMGFQTPKLGGISEHWQRDVNPAHLPNIRIWLEIIKKNPARTKMLLSALIVNLSLGGIYIRDTDLFQKDVSQLLHAPIRTAYNLIKQLAKLFPVYFNQIGAEGQLRAVSTDVDELTGRSDRLIHFLRKQSHVESNNVVVSFIEAIINFWRTLDKSKLKELVPAEIYSEIVTSGPLVDEVHRIFTLIFESKTIHHVKDLLDLSEEDALSLIQQVPDLSDRERKRAFLIIQLYQLLHEKYALSFKDIHIHLQRAANLGLPDPTHLLEALEYPDPGMKLEAILDYLMELKEVIHTPSELHIQENIYYKRHIAVDIPSMYGTYNEHKFDALGLTFRLENLANVLFEEIIFSFNLSFITRATFFRIAKFLPLFIKALAIDGITSNRLELQTELFLKSLEVRRFSHSQFMDIFRGFSEAIKQIIQTNYHSVHEANLDLVIKQLGPENLLPRYQREGHAESQAERNQRVSESFLRDLIARTFGLQYFDHFIGSILTTLATQREVLSTDKLDLLLSYDPEKTISLVYKPNPKTYDLIHMGNKGYNLAKLYSIGIKVPPAFVITTEYFRCRSVITDFAQAREDFEERVMNHITKLEEETGRGFGCPGNALLLSVRSGAAVSMPGMMNTFLNVGINEQVVEGLIRQTGQSWFAWDNYRRFIQSWGMSFGMQRDEFDAIMAYYKKVHGRLVKREFKPEEIRELALAYRKKLEEHHIDFSDSPKEQLFTAIGQVMESWYSEKAKTYREIMMLSENWGTAVAIQAMVFGNLDNRSGAGVMFTHNPKTSEDEIDPVGDFTLGNQGEDVVGGLVKTLPLSEKQRLAEGEREEYSLEKLFPRVYQRLFDIARELVSRRSWAPQEIEFTFQGDGEEGVYILQSRNMAPRVRRLYPVFKPSAELQQMHIGSGIGVSGGALSGLVAFDLDSIVRLRKEHLNQPIILIRADTVPDDIGEISISDGILTGKGGATSHAAIVAHRLGKTCVVGLSKMKVWEKEKKCIITSPSQTEHIIHTGDSIAIDGRSGAVYMGYHETIQVDVLN comes from the coding sequence ATGAACAACTTACTGGAATTAGATAGAATCCAATCCGACGCCCTGACTAAGAACCTGGACTTGACCAATGTCAAGGTTGAGGTACCTCCTCATTTCGAGATCCTCGTCGAGGCAGTCAAAGGTTATGCTGGAAAGGAGCAGCAGGCGAGAGAACTCCTCTTGGAGTATCACCACCTCTATCGCAACTGGCAGTTTGTTATTCAAGAGACCTGGCGATACGCCACTTCCAACCTGCGCCTCTACCGCAACCATCCCCTCAATGGCATGGTGGTCTACCTTTTGTCTCATATTCTCCTGGGAGCCCTCAGACAATCCGAACGTTCGGAAATCCGCAATCTCGCTGCAGATCATCTTCTGGCTTTTTGGCTCAAGATTTCAGAAGAGATGTCCGAAGAGATTTCACGGCCGGTCCCGGCTGGAGTATCCCTCGAAATCATGGATCAGGCGGTACCCGATATCACCGCCTGCCATCAGGGAATCCCGAGATTCTTCCTCAGGGAGCTCTCCCAACTGGACGAACGCCCTTTCGAACATCTCATGCGGAGCTACTATCAACCCAAAAAACTCGCAAAACGACTGCTCAAGATATGGACGGAAACCGCGTCATTTTTGGAACTTCGTGCCCTGATGCAACGTTTAACGGAAGAAACCTATCACTTCTGGCTCCTTAGGGAAGACCCCTGTGAATGGCTCAACCAGCAGGGACAATCCTCCTGTGCTGCGGCCCCCTGGGTTAACCTCTGCTCCTTCGTCAGTCATCATCAGTTCCAGGTACGGCTGCAGATGCTCAAAACGGAGATCGAACGGGAAAAAGATCATCGGGAAGCGGTGGCGAAGCTCACGGAACTGCCGGATTTTCATGAAATTGTGCGCCACTATTTCAAACTTCCTGAAGAACTGAAGCGCTATGAAACCGCAGACGACGGAACGCACCTCAGCATGCTCATGCGCCTCAAGATAATGGAAACCAGGGGACTGGAAGGTATCCATGAAGAAACACTCAGGGAAATCAACTTCGATATCGCCAGAATCATCCGGCAGGAGCCTGCGGAAGGCCTGCAAAACTTTCTGAACCGCATTTTCGATGTTCTGGAAGTCTGCATGAAAAATTATCCCGAAGCGGCTCTTCAGATAGTGCGCACCATTGGGGTTGAAGTGATCCATACGGGGATTCCCTCTTTGATCGACCCTTTTCTGAAGCGGATCATTTGTATGGGTTTCCAGACACCCAAATTGGGGGGAATCAGCGAGCATTGGCAAAGAGACGTCAATCCGGCGCATCTTCCCAACATCCGCATCTGGCTGGAAATCATTAAGAAGAACCCAGCCAGGACGAAGATGCTCCTCTCCGCCCTCATCGTAAATCTCTCCCTGGGAGGGATTTATATCCGGGACACAGACCTGTTTCAAAAAGATGTGAGCCAGCTGCTCCACGCCCCCATTCGCACGGCCTACAATCTCATCAAACAGCTGGCCAAGCTTTTCCCTGTCTATTTCAACCAGATCGGAGCAGAAGGTCAGCTCAGGGCCGTATCCACGGATGTGGATGAATTGACGGGAAGAAGTGACCGGCTCATTCACTTCCTCCGCAAGCAGAGCCATGTGGAAAGCAACAATGTGGTGGTTTCCTTCATCGAAGCCATCATCAATTTCTGGAGAACCCTGGACAAGAGTAAACTCAAGGAACTTGTCCCGGCAGAAATCTATTCGGAAATCGTCACGTCAGGGCCTTTGGTCGATGAAGTCCACCGTATTTTCACTCTCATTTTCGAATCCAAGACCATTCATCACGTCAAGGATCTTCTGGATTTGTCCGAAGAAGATGCGCTGTCGCTCATTCAACAGGTCCCGGATCTTTCCGACAGGGAGCGTAAACGGGCCTTTTTAATCATCCAGCTTTATCAGTTGCTGCATGAAAAATATGCTCTGAGTTTCAAGGACATTCACATCCATCTCCAGAGGGCTGCCAACCTGGGATTGCCGGATCCAACCCATCTTTTGGAAGCTCTGGAATACCCCGATCCGGGCATGAAACTTGAAGCCATATTGGACTACCTGATGGAGCTCAAGGAGGTCATTCATACCCCCAGCGAACTTCACATTCAGGAAAACATCTATTACAAACGACACATTGCGGTAGATATTCCCTCCATGTACGGCACCTACAACGAACACAAGTTTGACGCCCTCGGACTGACTTTCCGCCTGGAAAACCTGGCCAATGTGCTTTTTGAGGAAATCATCTTTTCCTTCAATCTGAGCTTCATCACGAGAGCCACATTTTTCCGCATTGCCAAGTTCCTGCCTCTTTTCATCAAGGCCCTGGCAATCGACGGCATCACCTCCAACCGCCTGGAACTGCAGACGGAATTATTCCTCAAATCCCTGGAAGTCCGCCGGTTTTCCCACTCTCAATTCATGGATATTTTTCGAGGTTTTTCGGAAGCCATCAAGCAGATCATCCAGACCAACTACCACTCGGTCCATGAAGCGAACCTGGATCTCGTCATCAAGCAGTTGGGGCCGGAAAACCTCCTGCCCCGCTACCAGCGGGAAGGCCATGCGGAATCGCAAGCGGAGCGCAACCAGAGGGTATCGGAGAGTTTCCTGCGAGATCTCATCGCACGCACCTTCGGATTGCAATACTTCGACCACTTCATCGGGAGCATCCTGACGACCCTGGCCACCCAGCGGGAAGTACTCAGTACCGATAAACTCGATCTTCTCCTCAGCTATGATCCGGAAAAGACCATTTCCCTCGTCTACAAGCCCAACCCCAAGACCTATGATCTCATACACATGGGGAACAAAGGATACAACCTGGCCAAACTTTACTCCATCGGCATCAAGGTGCCGCCGGCATTTGTCATCACAACGGAATACTTTCGCTGCCGCAGCGTTATCACCGATTTCGCCCAGGCCAGGGAGGACTTCGAGGAACGGGTGATGAATCATATCACCAAGCTCGAAGAAGAGACGGGCCGGGGATTCGGCTGCCCTGGAAATGCCCTTCTCCTGTCGGTGCGCAGTGGGGCTGCCGTATCCATGCCGGGAATGATGAACACCTTTCTGAACGTCGGCATCAACGAACAGGTGGTCGAAGGGCTTATTCGGCAGACGGGCCAATCCTGGTTTGCCTGGGACAATTACCGGCGATTCATCCAGTCATGGGGGATGTCCTTCGGAATGCAGCGCGATGAATTCGATGCCATCATGGCATATTACAAGAAGGTTCACGGCCGCCTCGTAAAGAGAGAATTCAAGCCCGAAGAAATCCGCGAACTGGCTCTCGCCTACAGGAAAAAGCTGGAAGAGCACCATATTGATTTTTCGGACTCGCCCAAGGAACAACTTTTCACCGCCATCGGCCAGGTGATGGAATCCTGGTATTCCGAGAAGGCCAAAACCTACAGAGAAATCATGATGCTTTCGGAAAATTGGGGAACCGCCGTGGCTATCCAGGCCATGGTCTTCGGAAATCTGGACAATCGCTCGGGGGCGGGAGTGATGTTTACGCACAACCCAAAGACTTCGGAAGATGAAATCGATCCCGTCGGAGACTTCACTCTGGGCAACCAGGGCGAAGACGTGGTGGGAGGATTGGTGAAGACGCTTCCTCTTTCGGAAAAGCAGCGCCTGGCTGAAGGCGAGAGAGAAGAGTATTCACTGGAAAAGCTTTTTCCCCGCGTCTATCAGCGCCTCTTCGACATAGCGAGGGAACTCGTCTCCAGGCGGAGCTGGGCTCCCCAGGAAATTGAATTCACCTTCCAGGGAGATGGAGAAGAAGGTGTGTATATCCTTCAATCCAGAAACATGGCTCCACGGGTACGCCGCCTTTACCCCGTATTCAAGCCTTCCGCGGAACTTCAGCAAATGCATATCGGAAGCGGGATAGGCGTCAGCGGTGGGGCTCTGTCCGGTCTCGTGGCCTTCGACCTGGACTCCATTGTTCGTCTCCGAAAGGAACATTTGAATCAACCCATCATCCTCATTCGAGCGGACACCGTACCGGATGACATCGGTGAAATCTCTATATCCGACGGTATTCTGACAGGCAAGGGAGGAGCCACTTCTCATGCCGCCATTGTCGCCCACCGGCTGGGCAAGACGTGCGTCGTCGGTCTGAGTAAAATGAAGGTTTGGGAAAAGGAGAAGAAATGCATCATCACTTCCCCGTCTCAAACCGAACATATTATTCACACGGGGGATTCCATCGCCATTGACGGTCGAAGCGGGGCCGTTTATATGGGCTATCATGAGACAATCCAGGTAGATGTGCTCAACTGA